The following coding sequences lie in one Arachis hypogaea cultivar Tifrunner chromosome 4, arahy.Tifrunner.gnm2.J5K5, whole genome shotgun sequence genomic window:
- the LOC112796933 gene encoding uncharacterized protein: MTLQLALPPSQLPRPYSCPPLLRLSSTTPTGRWWSAVGYSPPRSLSFSSIPPSLHLHTHLSEGCSFIQAAWTRRSRSEAAKKPNRKSWKQRTDMYMRPFLLNVFFSKRFIHAKVMHRGTSKVISVATTNGKDLRNSLPSLTDHNACRVVGRLIAERSKEADVYALAYEPRNNERIEGKLGIVIDTIKENGVIFV, encoded by the exons ATGACGCTTCAACTTGCATTGCCGCCGTCACAGCTGCCCAGACCCTACAGCTGTCCGCCGCTCCTCCGCCTCTCTTCTACCACTCCCACTGGCCGCTGGTGGTCAGCGGTTGGTTATTCTCCTCCTCGTTCgttgtccttctcctccatccCGCCAAGTCTCCATCTTCACACTCATCTCTCTGAG GGGTGCTCTTTCATCCAAGCTGCTTGGACCCGAAGATCTCGAAGTGAAGCTGCAAAGAAACCTAACAGGAAATCATGGAAGCAGAGGACAGATATGTACATGAGACCGTTCTTACTAaacgttttcttttcaaaaagattCATTCACGCTAAGGTGATGCACCGAGGGACAAGCAAAGTGATCTCTGTCGCTACCACAAACGGCAAGGATCTTCGAAACTCTCTCCCCTCCTTGACAGATCACAATGCTTGTAGAGTGGTTGGAAGGCTCATTGCCGAGCGATCAAAGGAGGCTGATGTATATGCATTGGCTTATGAACCAAGAAACAATGAAAGGATTGAAGGTAAACTGGGTATTGTTATCGATACCATTAAAGAAAATGGAGTAATTTTTGTTTGA